From a single Pirellulales bacterium genomic region:
- a CDS encoding HD domain-containing protein, translating to MASSRTRNKTKLIVDSIHGDIHLTPIEQRVVDTASFQRLRHLRQLGMAQATYPNATHTRFAHSLGVLGIMEHVTRVAKAALSLKRTEVEDIRLAGLLHDVGHYPYSHLMEKVDKVELAEEFVASARVLPADITKYPDHEALGELIVTQQRDVIKALGGRKRAEEIAALFTRKTTANPQLSKLIHSSLDMDRLDYLLRDSRAAGVPYGQIDLNYLLNNLQASPSGVLGVSEKTITAVDHYLLARFFMHRGVYYHKTTFGLEEACRQLLRRVRDAGMFGIPLDGNAVAALVTGPALGRFTDAFVDAIVERAAVDGDAVMKALANSIRRRRPPKLLKEVTVLARNDTRAHDGIVFKNNCKHQLKSLADAHGVPLGRFLVCETRPLTLEERGALLTEDEARSLGPEDREEIIKVFIAGKDEPVSVVSIPHSIVHICSNHFFQAFRLYFVSGDGDDELVERLRAEVRGW from the coding sequence ATGGCCTCGTCGCGGACCAGAAATAAAACCAAGCTCATCGTCGATTCCATTCACGGCGATATCCACCTCACGCCGATCGAGCAGCGGGTCGTCGATACCGCCTCTTTTCAGCGGCTGCGGCATCTCCGGCAGCTCGGCATGGCCCAAGCCACGTATCCCAATGCGACCCACACCCGATTTGCCCACAGCCTGGGCGTGCTCGGGATCATGGAGCACGTCACGCGAGTTGCCAAAGCCGCGCTCTCATTGAAACGCACAGAAGTCGAAGACATCCGCCTCGCGGGACTGTTGCACGACGTCGGCCACTACCCCTACTCGCATCTGATGGAGAAGGTCGACAAGGTGGAGCTGGCCGAGGAGTTCGTGGCCTCTGCACGTGTGCTTCCGGCCGATATCACCAAGTATCCGGACCATGAGGCCCTTGGTGAGCTGATTGTGACGCAGCAGCGCGATGTCATTAAAGCGCTTGGTGGCCGGAAACGAGCCGAAGAGATTGCCGCGCTCTTTACTCGGAAAACCACGGCGAACCCCCAGTTGAGCAAGCTGATTCACAGCAGCCTCGATATGGACCGGCTCGATTACCTGTTGCGCGACTCGCGCGCTGCCGGAGTGCCCTACGGACAAATCGACCTCAACTATCTGTTGAATAACTTGCAGGCCAGCCCGAGCGGCGTTCTCGGCGTCTCGGAGAAGACCATCACGGCGGTCGATCATTATCTACTGGCGCGGTTCTTCATGCACCGCGGTGTTTATTATCACAAAACGACGTTCGGTCTGGAGGAAGCGTGCCGCCAATTACTGCGACGTGTCCGCGATGCGGGCATGTTCGGCATACCGCTCGACGGCAACGCGGTCGCGGCGCTCGTGACCGGGCCGGCGCTCGGTCGGTTCACGGATGCGTTCGTCGATGCGATTGTCGAGAGAGCCGCCGTCGACGGCGACGCCGTGATGAAGGCGTTGGCGAATTCAATTCGCCGGCGACGGCCGCCCAAGCTGTTGAAGGAGGTAACCGTGCTGGCGCGAAATGACACGCGGGCGCACGACGGCATTGTTTTCAAGAACAACTGCAAGCACCAGTTGAAATCGCTTGCCGACGCCCACGGCGTGCCGCTGGGCCGGTTCTTGGTCTGCGAGACACGGCCCCTGACCTTGGAAGAGCGCGGGGCGCTGCTTACTGAAGACGAGGCTCGGTCGCTGGGTCCCGAGGACCGCGAAGAGATCATCAAAGTGTTCATCGCTGGCAAGGACGAGCCGGTCTCTGTCGTCAGCATCCCGCACAGTATCGTTCACATCTGTTCCAATCATTTCTTTCAGGCGTTCCGCCTCTACTTCGTTTCCGGCGACGGCGATGACGAGTTGGTCGAGCGGCTTCGCGCGGAGGTACGCGGTTGGTAA
- a CDS encoding DUF3800 domain-containing protein has protein sequence MDFEVYCDESRPDLFASQREGIGRFMVIGSLWIKATDRAVFKEELNAIRNRHTTFGEMKWRSVAPARQAFYLEVIDWFVAKKLDCRYRCIVVDVPQVNLLKFHEADQELGFYKFYYQLLHHWIFDFNRYEIFVDHKRNRERDRLKVLRRCLDRTNISSEVARVQALDSRDSQFIQLTDVLTGAVSARFHGMPASPARKAVIDRLEGRLNRKILPTSRDVAKFNIFKIDLGGGW, from the coding sequence ATGGACTTTGAAGTTTACTGTGACGAAAGCCGGCCGGATCTTTTTGCCTCGCAACGCGAAGGCATCGGCCGCTTCATGGTCATCGGCAGCCTGTGGATCAAGGCGACCGACCGCGCGGTGTTCAAGGAAGAGTTGAACGCCATCCGCAACCGGCATACCACGTTCGGTGAAATGAAGTGGCGGTCGGTCGCGCCGGCGCGGCAGGCATTTTATCTCGAAGTCATCGACTGGTTTGTAGCCAAGAAGCTGGATTGCCGCTACCGGTGCATCGTCGTCGATGTGCCTCAAGTCAATCTGTTGAAATTTCACGAGGCCGACCAGGAACTGGGTTTCTACAAATTCTATTACCAGTTGCTACACCACTGGATCTTCGACTTCAACCGCTATGAGATCTTCGTCGACCACAAGCGAAACCGCGAGCGTGACCGGCTGAAGGTCTTGCGCCGATGCCTCGATCGCACGAACATCAGCTCTGAAGTGGCGCGCGTGCAGGCGCTCGACTCGCGCGACAGCCAGTTCATTCAACTGACCGACGTGCTGACGGGCGCCGTCTCGGCCCGCTTTCACGGCATGCCCGCAAGCCCGGCCCGGAAGGCGGTGATCGATCGCCTCGAAGGCCGACTAAATCGCAAAATCTTGCCGACCTCACGCGACGTCGCGAAGTTCAATATTTTCAAAATCGATCTTGGCGGGGGCTGGTGA
- a CDS encoding HIRAN domain-containing protein, translating into MNSLFVAWRPGTPQETGWRPIGRLEHDGQLYRFYYTRGAVNGGFRAFAQMEQLDQVYESESLFPVFANRLLPSSRPEYEAYLRWSGFDPDNPPDPIVVLGVTEGIRQTDAIEVFPCAIPDGEGCYLNKFFLHGVRLVPRWAIERINELQPGDKLCLMPDLQNPVDPRAVAVRTDADRVMVGYVPRYLAHDAGILLSKCDVYFVELVVDRVNHDAPLQNRLLCRMRGCWPDGLRPCSSEEFAPIPAVLPADCAGSESHGHLL; encoded by the coding sequence ATGAATTCATTATTTGTCGCCTGGCGGCCGGGCACACCACAGGAAACCGGCTGGCGCCCGATCGGACGTCTGGAACACGACGGCCAGCTCTATCGCTTCTATTACACGCGCGGCGCCGTCAATGGCGGCTTCCGGGCATTCGCACAGATGGAACAGCTCGACCAAGTCTATGAATCCGAAAGCCTCTTTCCGGTCTTTGCGAATCGGCTTTTGCCGTCGTCGCGGCCGGAGTATGAGGCGTACCTGCGCTGGAGCGGCTTCGATCCCGACAATCCGCCCGACCCAATCGTGGTGTTGGGAGTCACGGAGGGCATTCGACAAACGGACGCCATCGAGGTTTTTCCGTGCGCGATTCCGGATGGTGAAGGTTGTTACCTGAATAAGTTCTTCCTGCACGGCGTTCGCTTGGTACCGCGTTGGGCAATCGAAAGGATCAACGAGTTGCAACCCGGCGATAAACTGTGTTTGATGCCCGATCTGCAGAACCCGGTCGATCCGCGTGCGGTCGCGGTGCGGACGGACGCCGATCGGGTCATGGTCGGCTACGTTCCGCGATACCTTGCTCACGATGCTGGGATCCTGCTCTCGAAATGCGACGTGTACTTCGTCGAGTTGGTGGTGGATCGAGTGAACCACGACGCCCCATTGCAAAACCGCTTGCTCTGCCGCATGCGAGGCTGCTGGCCGGACGGTCTTCGGCCATGTTCAAGCGAGGAGTTTGCGCCGATCCCGGCCGTTTTACCGGCGGATTGCGCTGGGTCGGAGAGTCACGGTCACTTGCTTTAG